One Dasypus novemcinctus isolate mDasNov1 chromosome 1, mDasNov1.1.hap2, whole genome shotgun sequence genomic window carries:
- the LOC131279838 gene encoding ral guanine nucleotide dissociation stimulator-like, which translates to MATCLGDPSMKAADKARVVEHWIEVARECRTLRNFYSARAILSALNRHAIGRQKKTWVEVSRASFRLFQTLSGIVSTEINASLGSEMISQVKSRRGARAQEGGL; encoded by the exons ATGGCCACCTGCCTCGGGGACCCCAGCATGAAGGCCGCAGACAAggccagggtggtggagcactggatcGAGGTGGCCAGG gagTGCCGAACCCTCCGCAACTTCTACTCAGCCCGTGCCATCCTCTCTGCTCTCAACAGGCACGCGATTGGACGTCAGAAGAAGACATGGGTGGAAGTTTCCAG ggccAGCTTCCGCCTCTTTCAGACACTGTCTGGGATTGTGTCCACCGAGATCAACGCCTCCCTGGGCAGCGAGATGATCTCCCAGGTGAAGAGCAGGCGGGGggccagggctcaggaggggggctTGTGA